In Carya illinoinensis cultivar Pawnee chromosome 10, C.illinoinensisPawnee_v1, whole genome shotgun sequence, one DNA window encodes the following:
- the LOC122278626 gene encoding OVARIAN TUMOR DOMAIN-containing deubiquitinating enzyme 9-like — protein sequence MNYYYSDHNYGHEEADDAEPSTSHPSQSDTKGYSYCSDLTNEFALDGEIGSEIGTRLYQMIPIPHVPRINGEIPSIDEVISDHQRLLDSGLIVVAALFFVLRLQMYDFVEHKVQGDGNCQFHQFVRQQVVNQLRSHPAIYGGYVPMEYGDYSEKMSEY from the exons ATGAACTACTACTATTCAG ACCATAATTACGGCCATGAAGAAGCGGATGATGCAGAGCCTTCAACTTCTCATCCTAGCCAGAGTGATACAAAAGGGTATTCTTATTGTTCGGATCTAACTAATGAATTTGCACTTGATGGTGAAATAGGCAGTGAAATAGGCACGAGACTGTATCAAATGATCCCCATCCCT CATGTTCCTAGAATTAATGGAGAAATCCCTTCAATTGATGAAGTAATTTCAGATCATCAGAGGCTTTTGGACAG CGGCTTGATAGTTGTTGCTGCTTTGTTCTTTGTACTCAGATTGCAAATGTACGACTTTGTAGAGCACAAGGTTCAAGGAGATGGTAATTGTCAG TTCCACCAATTTGTAAGGCAGCAAGTTGTGAATcag CTTAGGTCTCATCCAGCGATTTATGGGGGATATGTTCCCATGGAATATGGTGATTATTCAGAGAAGATGTCCGAGTACTAA